The following proteins are encoded in a genomic region of Candidatus Methylomirabilota bacterium:
- a CDS encoding pyridoxal phosphate-dependent aminotransferase, with the protein MNFAQRMSRLGTESAFEVLARAKALERQGKSIIHLEIGEPDFDTPAHVKEAAKQALDAGATHYGPSAGLPELREAIAKHVAETRGVPVSPDEVVVTPGAKPIMFFTILALAGAGDEVIYPNPGFPIYESVINFAGGVPVPIPLREDTGFGFDLELFERKLSARTRLIIINSPENPTGGVLDRSQIERIAALAAARGIPVLADEIYRQFLYEGEFVSIMGMPGMRELTVLLDGFSKSYAMTGWRLGYGVMPVPLAEHVTRLMVNSNSCTSSFVQLAGIAALQGDQTPTARMVAEFKRRRDLVVDGLNRLPGVKCARPRGAFYVFPNITGTRRSSAEVADRLLNEAGVAVLAGTAFGQYGEGYLRLSYANSEANLRTALERMRPIFERLAG; encoded by the coding sequence ATGAACTTCGCCCAGCGCATGAGCCGACTCGGCACGGAATCGGCGTTCGAGGTCCTGGCCCGCGCCAAGGCCCTGGAGCGCCAGGGCAAGTCGATCATTCACCTCGAGATCGGCGAGCCCGACTTCGATACCCCCGCCCACGTCAAGGAAGCCGCCAAGCAAGCCCTGGACGCGGGCGCGACGCACTACGGGCCCTCGGCCGGGCTGCCCGAGCTCCGGGAAGCCATCGCCAAGCACGTGGCCGAGACGCGGGGCGTGCCGGTCTCGCCGGACGAGGTGGTGGTGACGCCCGGGGCCAAGCCCATCATGTTCTTCACCATCCTGGCCCTGGCCGGCGCCGGCGACGAGGTCATCTATCCCAACCCGGGGTTTCCCATCTACGAGTCGGTCATCAACTTCGCGGGCGGCGTGCCCGTGCCCATCCCGCTGCGGGAGGACACGGGCTTCGGCTTCGACCTCGAGCTCTTCGAGCGCAAGCTGTCCGCGCGGACGCGGCTCATCATCATCAACTCGCCGGAGAACCCCACGGGCGGGGTGCTCGATCGCAGCCAGATCGAGCGCATCGCGGCGCTGGCCGCCGCCCGCGGCATCCCCGTGCTCGCCGACGAGATCTACCGGCAGTTCCTCTACGAGGGCGAGTTCGTGTCGATCATGGGCATGCCCGGCATGCGCGAGCTCACCGTCCTGCTCGACGGGTTCTCCAAGTCGTATGCCATGACGGGGTGGCGCCTGGGTTACGGGGTGATGCCGGTGCCGCTCGCCGAGCACGTGACCAGGCTGATGGTGAACTCGAACTCCTGCACGTCCTCGTTCGTACAGCTGGCCGGCATCGCCGCCCTGCAGGGCGACCAGACGCCGACGGCCCGCATGGTCGCGGAGTTCAAGCGGCGCCGCGACCTGGTGGTGGACGGCCTGAACCGCCTGCCCGGCGTGAAGTGTGCGCGCCCCCGTGGGGCCTTCTACGTCTTCCCCAATATCACGGGCACCCGCCGCTCGTCCGCAGAGGTCGCCGACCGGTTGTTGAACGAGGCGGGTGTCGCCGTACTGGCGGGGACGGCTTTCGGCCAGTACGGCGAGGGGTACCTGCGCCTGTC